From a single Cupriavidus taiwanensis LMG 19424 genomic region:
- the pncB gene encoding nicotinate phosphoribosyltransferase yields MIIQSLLDTDLYKFTMMQVVLHQFPQAQVEYRFKCRNAGIDLTPYIDEIRDEVAHLCQLRFTDDELAYLRGLRFIKSDFVDFLGLFHLNQKYVSVRPSPQGNDEIEIAITGPWLHTILFEVPVLAIVNEVYFRRTQPRPDLAEGRRRLETKLALLKAPELNDCVIADYGTRRRFSRDWQEEVLLTMRRLLGPQLAGTSNVHFARLHNMVPLGTMAHEYLQACQALGPRLRDSQVFALERWAREYRGDLGIALSDTYGFDAFLRDFDLYFCKLFDGVRHDSGDPVLWGERMVAHYAANRVDPRTKTLIFSDSLDIPRVIELYQRFHGRCRLAFGVGTNLTNDLGYTPLQIVLKMVRCNGQPVAKLSDTPEKTMCDDPGYLAYLRQVYSVQPAA; encoded by the coding sequence ATGATCATCCAGTCCCTGCTCGACACCGACCTGTACAAATTCACGATGATGCAGGTGGTGCTGCATCAGTTCCCGCAAGCGCAAGTGGAATACCGCTTCAAATGCCGCAACGCGGGCATCGATCTCACGCCGTATATCGACGAAATCCGCGACGAGGTGGCGCACCTGTGCCAGCTGCGCTTCACCGACGACGAACTGGCTTACCTGCGTGGCCTGCGCTTTATCAAGAGCGATTTCGTCGATTTTCTCGGGCTGTTCCACCTGAACCAGAAATATGTCTCGGTGCGCCCGTCGCCGCAGGGCAATGACGAGATCGAGATTGCCATTACCGGCCCCTGGCTGCATACCATCCTGTTCGAAGTGCCGGTGCTGGCCATCGTCAATGAAGTCTACTTCCGCCGCACCCAGCCGCGGCCGGACCTGGCCGAAGGCCGCCGCCGGCTGGAGACCAAGCTGGCGCTGCTGAAGGCGCCCGAACTGAACGATTGCGTGATCGCCGACTACGGCACGCGCCGGCGTTTCTCGCGCGACTGGCAGGAAGAGGTGCTGCTGACCATGCGGCGCCTGCTGGGGCCGCAACTGGCCGGCACCAGCAATGTCCACTTCGCGCGCCTGCACAACATGGTGCCGCTGGGCACGATGGCGCACGAGTACCTGCAGGCCTGCCAGGCGCTGGGGCCGCGGCTGCGCGATTCGCAGGTGTTTGCGCTGGAGCGCTGGGCGCGCGAGTATCGCGGCGACCTGGGCATCGCGCTGTCGGATACCTATGGCTTCGACGCCTTCCTGCGCGACTTCGACCTCTATTTCTGCAAGCTCTTCGACGGCGTGCGCCACGATTCCGGCGATCCGGTGCTGTGGGGCGAGCGCATGGTGGCCCACTATGCCGCCAACCGCGTCGATCCGCGCACCAAGACGCTGATCTTCAGCGACAGCCTGGACATCCCGCGCGTCATCGAGCTGTATCAGCGCTTCCATGGCCGCTGCCGGCTGGCCTTCGGCGTCGGCACCAACCTCACCAACGACCTGGGCTACACGCCGCTGCAGATCGTGCTGAAGATGGTGCGCTGTAACGGGCAGCCGGTGGCCAAGCTCTCGGACACGCCGGAAAAGACCATGTGCGACGACCCCGGCTACCTGGCCTACCTGCGCCAGGTGTATTCGGTGCAGCCTGCCGCGTAG
- the fdxA gene encoding ferredoxin FdxA — protein sequence MTHVVTESCIRCRYTDCVDVCPVDCFREGPNFLAIDPDECIDCAVCVAECPVNAIYAEEDVPGDQQQFIELNAELARAWPSITKTKAPLAEAEEWKDATDKLQYLER from the coding sequence ATGACTCACGTTGTCACCGAATCCTGCATCCGTTGCCGCTACACAGACTGCGTTGACGTGTGTCCGGTCGATTGTTTCCGCGAGGGCCCCAACTTCCTGGCCATCGACCCGGATGAGTGCATCGACTGCGCCGTGTGCGTGGCCGAATGCCCGGTGAACGCCATTTATGCCGAGGAAGACGTCCCGGGCGACCAGCAGCAGTTCATCGAGCTGAATGCCGAACTGGCGCGCGCCTGGCCTTCCATCACCAAGACCAAGGCCCCGCTGGCCGAGGCCGAGGAGTGGAAGGACGCCACCGACAAGCTGCAGTACCTGGAGCGCTGA
- a CDS encoding NAD(P)/FAD-dependent oxidoreductase, translating to MDLSIPNPVADATRQVEGGSPAGGQPLEIDALIVGAGPVGLFQVFELGLLEIKAHVIDSLKVVGGQCVELYPDKPIYDIPAVPSCTGQELTDNLLKQIEPFEPTFHLGQEVSVVERRDDGRFFVETSLGTRFITKTIFIAAGVGSFQPRTLKVDGIDKFDGKQLFYRVKDPSRFHGRNLVIVGGGDSALDWTLDLVGKAESVVMIHRRDGFRAAPASVAKMKELCEQMEMQFLVGQISGYEEKDGVLTEIKVSGADGVTRRLPLDDLLVFFGLSPKLGPIAEWGLDLERKQIKVDTEKFQTNIPGIFAVGDINTYPGKKKLILSGFHEAALAAFGAAPYIFPEKKIHMQYTTTSPKLHKVLGVESPVFD from the coding sequence ATGGACTTGAGCATTCCAAATCCCGTTGCCGACGCGACCAGGCAGGTCGAGGGCGGCAGCCCCGCAGGCGGCCAGCCGCTGGAAATCGACGCGCTGATCGTCGGTGCCGGCCCGGTGGGTCTGTTCCAGGTGTTCGAACTGGGCCTGCTCGAAATCAAGGCCCACGTCATCGATTCCCTGAAGGTCGTTGGCGGCCAGTGCGTGGAGCTGTATCCGGACAAGCCCATCTACGACATCCCGGCCGTGCCGAGCTGCACCGGCCAGGAACTGACCGACAACCTGCTCAAGCAGATCGAACCGTTCGAGCCCACCTTCCACCTGGGCCAGGAAGTCTCCGTGGTCGAGCGCCGTGACGATGGCCGCTTCTTCGTCGAGACCTCGCTCGGCACGCGCTTTATCACCAAGACCATTTTCATCGCCGCCGGCGTGGGCTCGTTCCAGCCGCGCACGCTGAAGGTCGATGGCATCGACAAGTTCGACGGCAAGCAGCTGTTCTACCGCGTCAAGGATCCGAGCCGCTTCCACGGCCGCAACCTGGTGATCGTCGGCGGCGGCGACTCGGCGCTGGACTGGACCCTGGACCTGGTCGGCAAGGCCGAGTCGGTGGTGATGATCCACCGCCGCGACGGCTTCCGCGCCGCGCCCGCGTCGGTCGCCAAGATGAAGGAACTGTGCGAGCAGATGGAAATGCAGTTCCTGGTCGGCCAGATCAGCGGCTACGAAGAGAAGGATGGCGTGCTCACCGAGATCAAGGTGAGCGGCGCCGACGGCGTGACCCGCCGCCTGCCGCTGGACGACCTGCTGGTGTTCTTCGGGCTGTCGCCCAAGCTCGGCCCGATCGCCGAATGGGGCCTGGACCTGGAGCGCAAGCAGATCAAGGTGGACACGGAGAAATTCCAGACCAATATCCCCGGCATCTTCGCGGTCGGCGATATCAACACCTACCCCGGCAAGAAGAAGCTGATCCTGTCGGGCTTCCATGAGGCCGCGCTGGCCGCGTTCGGAGCCGCACCGTATATCTTCCCGGAAAAGAAGATCCACATGCAGTACACCACCACCTCGCCCAAGCTGCACAAGGTGCTGGGCGTGGAATCGCCGGTGTTCGACTGA
- a CDS encoding IclR family transcriptional regulator: MAAHEAAEKSGYGSVKTALRVIEIMEIYAREGRSLTLTELARQLGAPMSSCLGLIRTLASLGYLYETGRRQGYYPTRRLLDIAQRIARNDPLLERVQPVLESLRDTTGETVVFGKLQDDGRVLYLEVRESPNPVRYIAAPGELRDAHVNSIGRAILGTMTMESRAELLAGASFASRTGRTVDSLRVFEAAMQQWQAQGWYPNFGESFPDLGAIAMPVSLGGVAYGMSVAGPLHRVEANAEAIVVALKAAGATLQG, encoded by the coding sequence ATGGCAGCACACGAAGCCGCGGAAAAGTCCGGCTACGGCAGCGTCAAGACGGCGCTGCGCGTGATCGAGATCATGGAAATCTATGCGCGCGAAGGGCGCTCGCTGACGCTGACCGAGCTGGCCAGGCAGCTCGGTGCGCCGATGTCGAGCTGCCTCGGGCTGATCCGCACGCTGGCCTCGCTCGGCTATCTCTACGAGACCGGCCGCCGGCAGGGCTACTACCCGACGCGCCGGCTGCTCGACATCGCGCAGCGCATCGCCCGCAACGACCCGCTGCTGGAGCGCGTGCAGCCGGTGCTGGAGTCGCTGCGCGACACCACCGGCGAGACCGTGGTCTTCGGCAAGCTGCAGGACGATGGCCGCGTGCTGTATCTGGAGGTGCGCGAATCCCCGAACCCGGTGCGCTACATTGCCGCGCCGGGCGAGCTGCGTGACGCGCATGTCAACTCCATCGGCCGCGCCATCCTCGGCACCATGACGATGGAAAGCCGCGCGGAATTGCTGGCCGGTGCTTCCTTTGCCTCGCGCACCGGCCGCACGGTGGACTCGCTGCGGGTATTCGAGGCGGCGATGCAGCAGTGGCAGGCGCAGGGGTGGTATCCGAATTTCGGCGAGTCGTTCCCCGACCTGGGGGCCATCGCGATGCCGGTATCGCTCGGTGGCGTTGCCTACGGGATGTCGGTGGCTGGGCCGCTGCATCGGGTCGAAGCCAATGCAGAAGCTATTGTCGTGGCGCTGAAGGCCGCAGGCGCTACGCTGCAAGGGTAG
- a CDS encoding CaiB/BaiF CoA transferase family protein — MQDSPAQANAPTGPLAGIRVIDMTSVAMGPYATQILGDMGAEVIKVEPPAGDVFRHAEPARHAAMGASFLNLNRNKQFVVLDVKQPDDLAALKALIAGADVFVSNVRPQSLRKLGLDYASLCADHPRLIYCGAYGYSEAGPYAGAPAFDDIIQARSGMAQFQGANANDGPQYVNTILADKVAGLTVAYAIPMALYERERSGRGQAIEVPMFETLVSFLATEQLAGQTFVPPLGPAGYPRVMSMHRKPYRTRDGHIALLPYTSAQWQRFFDVSGHAPLASDPRYATPAARSANIDALYATLAEIVAQRTTAEWLALLRDADIPHSEVPHFDSLADDPHLRATGMMFEYDHPSEGRLRGVGIPTRFSRTPGNIRSWPQALPPAHGPED, encoded by the coding sequence ATGCAAGACAGTCCAGCCCAAGCCAATGCGCCCACCGGGCCGCTCGCCGGGATCCGCGTGATCGACATGACCTCGGTGGCGATGGGGCCGTACGCCACGCAGATCCTCGGCGACATGGGCGCCGAGGTGATCAAGGTCGAGCCGCCCGCCGGCGACGTGTTCCGCCACGCCGAGCCGGCGCGGCACGCCGCCATGGGCGCGAGCTTCCTCAACCTGAACCGCAACAAGCAGTTCGTGGTGCTGGACGTGAAGCAGCCCGACGACCTGGCGGCGCTGAAGGCGCTGATCGCCGGCGCCGATGTCTTTGTCTCGAACGTGCGGCCGCAGTCGCTGCGCAAGCTAGGGCTCGACTATGCCTCGCTGTGCGCGGACCATCCACGGCTGATCTACTGCGGCGCCTATGGCTATTCGGAGGCGGGGCCCTACGCCGGCGCGCCGGCGTTCGACGACATCATCCAGGCGCGCAGCGGCATGGCGCAGTTCCAGGGTGCCAACGCGAACGACGGGCCGCAGTACGTCAACACCATCCTCGCCGACAAGGTCGCCGGGCTGACGGTGGCTTATGCGATTCCGATGGCGCTGTACGAACGCGAGCGCTCGGGCCGGGGCCAGGCCATCGAGGTGCCGATGTTCGAGACGCTGGTGTCGTTCCTGGCCACGGAGCAGCTGGCCGGGCAGACCTTCGTGCCGCCGCTCGGGCCGGCCGGCTATCCGCGCGTGATGTCGATGCACCGAAAGCCGTACCGCACGCGCGACGGCCATATTGCGCTGCTGCCGTACACCAGTGCGCAGTGGCAGCGGTTCTTCGATGTCTCGGGCCATGCGCCGCTGGCCAGCGATCCGCGCTATGCGACCCCGGCCGCGCGCAGCGCCAATATCGACGCGCTCTATGCCACGCTGGCCGAGATCGTCGCGCAGCGCACCACCGCCGAATGGCTGGCGCTGCTGCGCGATGCCGACATCCCGCACAGCGAGGTGCCGCATTTCGACAGCCTCGCCGACGACCCGCACCTGCGCGCCACCGGCATGATGTTCGAGTACGACCATCCGAGCGAAGGGCGCCTGCGCGGCGTAGGCATTCCCACGCGCTTCTCGCGTACGCCCGGCAACATCCGCAGCTGGCCGCAGGCCTTGCCGCCCGCCCACGGACCGGAGGACTGA
- a CDS encoding acyl-CoA dehydrogenase family protein produces the protein MNFDLSEEQASIVEAVQQVCAQFDMEYWDRLDKSGTYPHEFYKTLCEGGWLGVAMPEAFGGAGLGILEAALVMQTISQSGAGMTGASAVHMNVFGLNPVVVFGTDAQKGRFLPPLIAGQEKACFGVTEPDAGLDTTKLKTFARKVPGGYSVSGRKIWISTAQVADRMLLLARTTPLESVKKSTEGLSLFYTKVDRSKIEIREIDKMGRAAVDTNMLFIDDLFIPDEDRIGEEGKGFEYILHGLNPERILIAAEAIGLGRAALAIATQYAKERVVFGRPIGMNQGVQHPLAQAWMQLESANLMMLKAAARYDAGQSCGAEANAAKYLAAEAGHNACQTAILTLGGMGYSREYRVERLLRESYIPRIAPVSPQLILCFIAERVLGLPKSY, from the coding sequence ATGAATTTCGATCTCTCCGAAGAACAGGCCTCCATCGTCGAGGCGGTGCAGCAGGTCTGCGCGCAATTCGACATGGAATACTGGGACCGCCTCGACAAGTCCGGCACTTATCCTCATGAGTTCTACAAGACGCTGTGCGAAGGCGGCTGGCTCGGCGTGGCCATGCCCGAGGCCTTCGGCGGCGCGGGGCTGGGCATCCTGGAGGCGGCGCTGGTGATGCAGACCATCTCGCAGTCGGGCGCGGGCATGACCGGCGCCTCGGCGGTGCACATGAACGTGTTCGGCCTGAACCCGGTGGTGGTGTTCGGCACCGACGCGCAGAAGGGCCGCTTCCTGCCGCCGCTGATCGCCGGGCAGGAGAAGGCCTGCTTCGGCGTGACCGAGCCCGACGCGGGGCTCGACACCACCAAGCTCAAGACCTTTGCGCGCAAGGTGCCGGGCGGCTATTCGGTGAGCGGGCGCAAGATCTGGATCTCGACCGCGCAGGTGGCCGACCGCATGCTGCTGCTGGCGCGCACTACGCCGCTGGAATCGGTCAAGAAATCGACCGAGGGGCTGTCGCTGTTCTATACCAAAGTCGACCGCAGCAAGATCGAGATCCGCGAGATCGACAAGATGGGCCGCGCCGCCGTCGACACCAACATGCTGTTCATCGACGACCTGTTCATTCCCGACGAAGACCGCATCGGCGAAGAGGGCAAGGGTTTCGAGTACATCCTGCACGGGCTCAACCCGGAGCGCATCCTGATCGCGGCCGAGGCCATCGGGCTGGGGCGCGCGGCGCTGGCCATCGCCACGCAATACGCCAAGGAGCGCGTGGTATTCGGCCGCCCCATCGGCATGAACCAGGGCGTGCAGCATCCGCTGGCGCAGGCGTGGATGCAGCTGGAGTCGGCCAACCTGATGATGCTCAAGGCCGCGGCGCGCTACGACGCGGGCCAGTCCTGCGGGGCCGAGGCCAATGCCGCCAAGTACCTCGCCGCCGAGGCCGGCCACAATGCCTGCCAGACCGCGATCCTGACGCTGGGCGGCATGGGCTATTCGCGCGAGTACCGGGTCGAGCGGCTGCTGCGCGAATCGTATATCCCGCGCATCGCGCCGGTCAGCCCGCAGCTGATCCTTTGCTTTATCGCCGAGCGGGTGCTGGGCCTGCCCAAGTCGTACTGA
- a CDS encoding Bug family tripartite tricarboxylate transporter substrate binding protein, with amino-acid sequence MKSFKNTFAGLVLGCSAALAATPALAGDEFPNKPLRLVVPFAAGSGTDAVARLTAKYLGESLQQPVVVDNKPGANGTIAAEFVAKAPADGYTLFMTTNTTHSANPSLMKQLRYDPVKDFTPISRMGNLPFMLVVNPALPVKTLREFVDYAKAHPGLTYASGNSTGIVSGATLSKMAGLKMLHVPYKSTPPAMTDVMGGQVQAMFVDFAAGIANVRAGKLRALAVTTAQRSALLPDLPPLASVPELKGFDVTSWNGVFAPAGVPAPVVERLNRELVAIATSKQHAAQFHALGFEPFGSTPAELNQFVVAELQKWARLVKDAGIQPE; translated from the coding sequence GTGAAGTCCTTCAAAAACACTTTTGCCGGCCTGGTGCTGGGTTGCAGCGCGGCACTGGCCGCGACTCCGGCGCTGGCCGGCGATGAATTCCCCAACAAGCCGTTGCGCCTGGTGGTGCCGTTTGCAGCGGGCAGCGGTACCGACGCGGTGGCGCGCCTGACCGCGAAGTACCTGGGCGAGTCGCTGCAGCAGCCGGTGGTGGTGGACAACAAGCCCGGCGCCAACGGCACCATCGCCGCCGAGTTCGTGGCCAAGGCCCCCGCCGACGGCTATACGCTGTTCATGACCACCAACACCACGCATTCGGCCAACCCGTCGCTGATGAAGCAGCTGCGCTATGACCCGGTCAAGGATTTCACGCCGATCTCGCGCATGGGCAATCTGCCATTCATGCTGGTGGTCAACCCGGCGCTGCCGGTCAAGACGCTGCGCGAGTTCGTCGACTACGCCAAGGCGCATCCGGGCCTGACCTATGCCAGCGGCAACAGCACCGGCATCGTCTCGGGCGCGACGCTGTCGAAGATGGCGGGGCTGAAGATGCTGCATGTGCCGTACAAGAGCACGCCGCCCGCCATGACCGATGTGATGGGCGGCCAGGTGCAGGCCATGTTCGTCGACTTTGCCGCCGGCATCGCCAACGTGCGCGCCGGCAAGTTGCGCGCGCTGGCGGTGACCACCGCGCAGCGCAGCGCACTGCTGCCGGACCTGCCGCCGCTGGCGAGCGTGCCGGAACTGAAGGGCTTCGACGTGACCTCGTGGAACGGCGTGTTCGCGCCGGCCGGGGTGCCGGCCCCGGTGGTCGAGCGCCTGAACCGCGAACTGGTCGCGATCGCCACCAGCAAGCAGCATGCGGCGCAGTTCCACGCGCTGGGCTTCGAGCCGTTCGGCAGCACGCCGGCCGAGCTCAACCAGTTTGTCGTGGCCGAGCTGCAGAAGTGGGCGCGGCTGGTGAAGGACGCGGGCATCCAGCCGGAATAA
- a CDS encoding cupin domain-containing protein gives MPDQPVYFVSTMDVAGYHPANHVGTLNRRLIAPETVGSRHLEVIHGTIEKGKGALPHAHPGIEQVCYVLEGRAVAEVGGQRRELGPGDCCFFPPDQMHVFTVVSDEPAKILVIYSPPYEESPERVIRPA, from the coding sequence ATGCCGGATCAACCCGTCTACTTCGTCTCGACCATGGACGTCGCGGGCTACCACCCCGCCAACCATGTCGGCACGCTCAACCGCCGCCTGATCGCGCCCGAGACGGTCGGCTCGCGCCATCTGGAAGTGATCCACGGCACCATCGAAAAAGGCAAGGGCGCGCTGCCGCACGCGCATCCCGGTATCGAACAGGTCTGCTACGTGCTGGAAGGCCGCGCCGTCGCCGAGGTCGGCGGGCAGCGCCGGGAGCTGGGCCCCGGCGATTGCTGCTTCTTTCCCCCCGACCAGATGCACGTCTTCACCGTGGTCAGCGACGAGCCGGCGAAGATTCTGGTGATCTATTCCCCGCCTTACGAGGAATCCCCTGAGCGCGTGATCCGGCCCGCCTGA